The Salvelinus namaycush isolate Seneca chromosome 13, SaNama_1.0, whole genome shotgun sequence genome includes a region encoding these proteins:
- the LOC120057999 gene encoding calcitonin gene-related peptide type 1 receptor-like has product MPKKKMDCFGYCWMVICLLLGTATEILVAASPEVNSTQQHLHLNVYHDIGVTRNKIVTAQFECYQKIMKDNDHNKIGPVCNRTWDGWLCWDDTEAGFTSEQHCPDYFQDFDPSEMVTKICSENGHWFLHPDSNRTWTNYTRCNEHTSEGRVTAMNLFYLALIGHGLSLISLFISLGIFFNFKSLSCQRVTLHKNLFFSFVLNSVITIIWLTAVANNQELVQRNPTSCKVSVFIHLYLFGCNYFWMLCEGIYLHTLIVVAVFAEKQHLMWYYLLGWGFPLIPASIHAIARSYYYNDNCWISSNTSLLYIIHGPICAALLVNLFFLLNIVRVLITKLKVTHQAESSLYMKAVRATLILVPLLGIQYVLLPYKPEERVSSEIYDYIMHILMHYQGLLVATIFCFFNGEVQGVLRRHWNQYRMQFGSTLTHSDAMRSASYTASSITDVQGCYSIDSNTEHLNGKGGCLDVETSILKSENPFA; this is encoded by the exons ATGCCAAAAAAGAAGATGGATTGTTTTGGGTACTGTTGGATGGTCATCTGTCTCCTACTGGGCACTGCTACTGAG ATCTTAGTTGCGGCTAGCCCAGAGGTGAACAGTACCCAGCAGCACCTACACCTGAATGTCTACCACGATATAGGAGTCACCAGGAACAAGATTGTGACAGCCCAGTTCGAGTGCTACCAGAAAATCATGAAGGATAACGACCACAACAAAATAG GGCCAGTGTGTAACCGGACCTGGGATGGGTGGCTGTGCTGGGACGACACAGAGGCAGGCTTCACTTCAGAGCAGCACTGCCCTGACTACTTCCAGGACTTTGACCCCTCAG AAATGGTGACAAAAATCTGCAGTGAGAACGGACACTGGTTTCTGCATCCCGACAGCAACCGAACGTGGACTAACTACACACGATGCAACGAGCACACTAGCGAAGGCAGAGTG ACTGCCATGAATTTATTCTACTTGGCTCTCATTGGCCACGGCTTGTCACTGATATCCCTATTCATTTCCCTGGGAATATTTTTCAATTTCAA GAGTTTAAGTTGCCAAAGGGTCACTCTCCACAAAAACCTCTTCTTCTCCTTTGTATTGAACTCGGTCATCACCATCATCTGGTTGACCGCTGTGGCGAATAACCAGGAGCTGGTACAAAGAAACCCT ACAAGCTGTAAAGTGTCCGTGTTCATCCATCTTTATCTGTTTGGCTGCAACTACTTCTGGATGCTCTGTGAAGGGATATACCTGCACACCCTTATCGTTGTTGCCGTGTTCGCTGAGAAACAGCACTTGATGTGGTACTATCTCCTCGGCTGGG GCTTTCCTCTAATTCCAGCATCTATACATGCGATCGCTCGCAGTTACTACTACAATGACAA tTGTTGGATAAGCTCCAACACTTCACTCCTCTACATAATCCATGGGCCCATCTGCGCTGCTCTGTTG GTGAACCTGTTCTTCCTGTTGAACATTGTGCGTGTCCTGATCACCAAGTTGAAGGTGACCCACCAGGCTGAGTCCAGCCTCTACATGAAGGCCGTGCGCGCCACCCTGATTCTTGTGCCTCTCCTGGGCATCCAGTACGTCCTGTTGCCCTACAAACCAGAGGAACGGGTCTCCTCTGAGATCTACGACTACATCATGCACATCTTAATGCATTATCAG GGGCTGCTGGTGGCCACCATCTTCTGCTTCTTCAACGGAGAG GTGCAAGGGGTTCTGAGGAGACATTGGAACCAGTACCGTATGCAGTTCGGGAGCACCTTGACCCACTCGGATGCCATGCGGTCCGCCTCATACACAGCCTCGTCCATCACCGATGTCCAGGGCTGCTACAGCATCGACAGCAACACAGAACATTTGAATGGCAAGGGGGGCTGCCTTGACGTTGAGACCTCCATCTTAAAATCGGAGAACCCGTTTGCCTGA